From Variovorax sp. J2L1-78, the proteins below share one genomic window:
- a CDS encoding sigma-70 family RNA polymerase sigma factor, with protein sequence MNDAEAVLHDLFVRGLAGDAVAYRTFLQKLGVHLRAFLGRRLFGWPDDVEDLVQECLLAMHNQRHTYQSDQPLTAWVHAIARYKLIDLLRAKGSREALHQPLDDELAVFADSATDASDARRDLGGLLEGLPDRHRLPIVHVKLHGLSIAEAAQATGMSESAVKVGIHRGLKALALKIKESR encoded by the coding sequence ATGAACGATGCCGAAGCGGTGCTGCACGACCTGTTCGTCCGTGGCCTGGCCGGCGACGCCGTCGCCTACCGCACCTTCCTCCAGAAACTGGGTGTGCACCTGCGGGCCTTTCTCGGTCGTCGCCTCTTCGGCTGGCCGGATGATGTGGAAGACCTCGTCCAGGAATGCCTTCTTGCCATGCACAACCAGCGCCACACCTACCAGAGCGACCAGCCGCTGACGGCCTGGGTGCATGCGATCGCGCGCTACAAGCTGATCGACCTGCTGCGCGCCAAGGGCAGCCGCGAGGCGCTGCACCAGCCGCTCGACGACGAGCTGGCCGTGTTCGCCGACTCGGCCACCGATGCCAGCGATGCGCGGCGCGACCTCGGCGGCCTGCTCGAGGGCCTGCCCGACCGGCACCGGCTGCCGATCGTCCACGTGAAGCTGCACGGCCTGTCGATCGCCGAGGCGGCGCAGGCGACCGGCATGTCGGAGTCGGCGGTCAAGGTGGGCATCCACCGGGGGCTGAAGGCACTGGCGCTCAAGATCAAGGAAAGCCGATGA
- a CDS encoding BufA1 family periplasmic bufferin-type metallophore: protein MIARPLAITALTLSALASGAALAQAKPMQDNMAKPAMEKCYGVSMAGKNDCAAGPGTTCAGTSKVDYQANAWKNVPAGTCTTIKTPNGMGTLTPMKG from the coding sequence ATGATCGCACGTCCCCTCGCCATCACCGCCCTCACCCTCAGTGCACTGGCATCCGGCGCCGCGCTGGCGCAGGCCAAGCCCATGCAGGACAACATGGCCAAGCCCGCCATGGAAAAGTGCTACGGCGTCTCCATGGCCGGCAAGAACGACTGCGCCGCCGGCCCCGGTACCACCTGCGCCGGCACCTCGAAGGTCGACTACCAGGCCAACGCCTGGAAGAACGTGCCGGCCGGCACCTGCACGACCATCAAGACGCCCAACGGCATGGGCACGCTCACGCCGATGAAGGGCTGA
- the bufB gene encoding MNIO family bufferin maturase, with product MTTQDGGLSAGLGLKPAHFDEALAATDAGLWFEVHAENHLVDGGPRLAWLDAVRARHPVSLHGVSLSLAGEQPLDRHHLARLAALVRRIDPALVSEHLAWSGAGGRHFPDLLPIVRDDAALHRIAAHIAQTQDILGRRIALENPSHYLHIDGHDWDEVDFLGELARRTGCALLLDINNVHVSSRNLGFDAAAWLDRFPGDAVVEIHLAGHSIDPALGPALLIDSHDAPVADSVWALFRRVVERIGPRPTLIERDGNVPSFAALMAERQRAHTALQLPVAA from the coding sequence ATGACGACGCAGGATGGCGGCCTGTCGGCCGGGCTCGGGCTCAAGCCCGCGCATTTCGACGAGGCGTTGGCCGCCACCGACGCCGGCCTGTGGTTCGAGGTGCATGCCGAGAACCACCTGGTCGACGGCGGCCCGCGGCTCGCCTGGCTCGACGCCGTGCGCGCCCGCCACCCTGTGTCGCTGCACGGCGTCTCGCTGTCGCTGGCCGGCGAGCAGCCGCTCGACCGGCACCACCTCGCGCGGCTGGCCGCGCTGGTGCGGCGGATCGACCCGGCGCTGGTGTCGGAGCACCTGGCCTGGTCCGGCGCGGGCGGCCGTCATTTCCCCGACCTGCTGCCCATCGTCCGCGACGATGCGGCCTTGCACCGCATCGCCGCGCACATCGCGCAGACGCAGGACATCCTGGGTCGCCGCATCGCGCTCGAGAACCCGTCGCACTACCTGCACATCGACGGCCACGACTGGGACGAGGTCGACTTCCTCGGCGAGCTGGCGCGCCGCACCGGCTGCGCGCTGCTGCTGGACATCAACAACGTGCACGTGTCGTCCCGCAACCTCGGCTTCGATGCGGCCGCCTGGCTCGACCGCTTCCCGGGCGATGCGGTCGTCGAGATCCATCTGGCCGGGCACAGCATCGACCCGGCGCTCGGTCCGGCGCTGCTGATCGATTCGCACGATGCGCCGGTGGCCGACAGCGTGTGGGCGCTGTTCCGCCGCGTGGTGGAACGCATCGGCCCGCGGCCGACGCTGATCGAGCGCGACGGCAACGTGCCCTCGTTCGCCGCGCTGATGGCCGAGCGCCAGCGGGCGCACACGGCCTTGCAGCTGCCGGTGGCCGCATGA
- a CDS encoding HvfC/BufC N-terminal domain-containing protein: MTHAPSLQQAFADALFGRAGRGQADVDAWVAQPTFAVYRNTVMKACIDALAANFPAVQRLVGEDWFRAAAALHVADDPPRDGRLLVYGAGFADFLARFEPAASLPYLPGVARLDALWREAHAAADAPVIAPDALSGLPPEALGTLRLQPHPAARWACFDGHPVFAIWQRNRDADGDDVTAPLDWQGDGGLLTRPADAVQAQALCHGGCALLDACADGATLGQAAERASAAHPDTDLARVLAQLLRAGVFLPLTPS; this comes from the coding sequence ATGACGCACGCGCCCTCCCTCCAGCAAGCCTTCGCCGACGCCCTGTTCGGCCGGGCCGGCCGTGGCCAGGCGGACGTCGACGCCTGGGTGGCCCAGCCCACCTTCGCCGTCTACCGCAACACGGTGATGAAGGCCTGCATCGACGCGCTGGCCGCCAACTTTCCCGCGGTGCAGCGGCTGGTCGGCGAGGACTGGTTCCGCGCGGCGGCCGCGCTGCATGTCGCCGACGACCCGCCGCGAGACGGCCGGCTGCTCGTCTACGGCGCCGGCTTCGCAGACTTCCTGGCGCGCTTCGAACCGGCTGCATCGCTGCCTTACCTGCCCGGCGTGGCGCGGCTCGACGCCCTGTGGCGCGAGGCGCATGCCGCCGCCGACGCCCCGGTGATCGCCCCGGATGCGCTGTCCGGCCTCCCGCCGGAGGCGCTGGGCACGCTGCGGCTGCAACCCCACCCGGCCGCGCGCTGGGCCTGTTTCGATGGGCACCCGGTGTTCGCCATCTGGCAACGCAACCGGGACGCCGACGGTGACGACGTCACCGCGCCGCTGGACTGGCAAGGCGATGGCGGCCTGCTGACGCGGCCGGCCGATGCGGTGCAGGCCCAGGCCCTCTGCCATGGCGGCTGCGCGCTGCTCGACGCCTGCGCCGACGGCGCAACGCTCGGCCAGGCGGCCGAGCGCGCATCTGCCGCGCACCCCGATACCGACCTGGCCCGCGTGCTTGCCCAGCTCCTGCGCGCCGGGGTGTTCCTGCCGCTGACTCCATCCTGA
- a CDS encoding DoxX family protein, which translates to MSTPVLTTPAPTGLRERWNLLARRLERGVPHDLLALAARVAIAAIFFLSGRTKVAGLLHVTDSAYELFRTEYRLPLVPPEIAAHLAAYAEHLFPVLLVLGLFTRLSAAALLGMTLVIQVFVYPDAWPTHLSWAALLLYLVGRGGGRLSLDRAMRID; encoded by the coding sequence ATGTCGACCCCTGTCCTGACCACCCCTGCGCCCACCGGCCTGCGCGAGCGCTGGAACCTGCTGGCCCGGCGGCTCGAGCGCGGCGTGCCGCACGACCTGCTCGCCCTCGCAGCGCGCGTGGCCATCGCCGCCATCTTCTTCCTGTCGGGCCGCACCAAGGTCGCCGGGCTGCTCCACGTCACCGACAGCGCCTACGAACTCTTCCGCACCGAATATCGCTTGCCGCTCGTGCCACCGGAGATCGCGGCGCACCTTGCGGCCTACGCCGAACACCTGTTCCCGGTCCTGCTGGTGCTGGGGCTGTTCACCCGGCTCTCGGCCGCGGCGCTGCTGGGCATGACGCTGGTGATCCAGGTCTTCGTCTACCCGGACGCATGGCCCACCCACCTGTCCTGGGCCGCCCTGCTGCTGTACCTCGTGGGCCGCGGGGGCGGCCGCCTGTCGCTCGACCGCGCGATGCGCATCGACTGA
- a CDS encoding GTP cyclohydrolase II, translated as MSVDTVSSSPNPSSPGSPSAPNPQSPSSAALPDAAAASVSLSPIYAPNAGAPRHIRLTSHAGGFGALPIRWGAATATERGPIVGTTTTRAHRNVIGTHSGSYSVYRALAVAAGALNPQHKADLTNTSPTDLIGPYPQWSDPGRIVSLDPWGAAVADVFSSELAAGYDIRPTIAVTQAHVILPEVIEALQTGRLKADGKFLTAGGAAMVTKAAIEPVWFLPEVARRFGCSETDLRRVLFEETGGMYPELVTRSDLEVFLPPIGGQTLYIFGNPRDLANPEVELTARIHDECNGSDVFGSDICTCRPYLTHAIEECIRGAQRGGVGLIAYSRKEGRALGEVTKFLVYNARKRQVGGDTADQYFARTECVAGVQDMRFQELMPDVFHWLGIRKIHRLVSMSNLKFDAITGSGIEIGERVNIPDELIPADARVEMDAKMAAGYFTPGAVPDAEELKKAKGRGLSE; from the coding sequence ATGTCTGTCGACACCGTTTCGAGTTCCCCCAACCCTTCCTCACCAGGCTCACCGAGCGCACCGAACCCGCAGTCCCCCTCGTCCGCCGCGCTGCCTGATGCGGCGGCCGCCTCCGTTTCGCTCTCCCCGATCTATGCACCCAATGCCGGCGCACCGCGGCATATCCGGCTGACCTCACACGCCGGCGGCTTCGGCGCGCTGCCGATCCGCTGGGGCGCGGCGACCGCGACCGAGCGCGGTCCGATCGTCGGCACGACCACCACGCGTGCGCACCGCAACGTGATCGGCACGCACAGCGGCTCGTACAGCGTGTACCGCGCGCTGGCCGTGGCGGCCGGGGCGCTCAACCCACAGCACAAGGCCGACCTCACCAACACGTCGCCGACCGACCTCATCGGCCCGTACCCGCAATGGTCGGACCCCGGGCGCATCGTGTCGCTCGACCCGTGGGGCGCGGCGGTGGCCGACGTGTTCTCGAGCGAGCTGGCGGCCGGCTACGACATCCGCCCGACCATCGCCGTGACCCAGGCGCACGTCATCCTGCCGGAAGTGATCGAGGCGCTGCAGACCGGCCGCCTGAAAGCCGACGGCAAGTTCCTCACCGCCGGTGGCGCCGCGATGGTGACCAAGGCCGCCATCGAGCCGGTGTGGTTCCTGCCTGAAGTGGCTCGCCGCTTCGGCTGTTCCGAGACCGACCTGCGCCGCGTGCTGTTCGAAGAGACCGGCGGCATGTATCCCGAATTGGTCACGCGCTCCGACCTGGAGGTCTTCCTGCCCCCCATCGGCGGCCAGACCCTCTACATCTTCGGCAACCCGCGCGACCTGGCCAACCCCGAGGTCGAACTCACCGCCCGCATCCACGACGAGTGCAACGGCTCCGACGTGTTCGGCTCCGACATCTGCACCTGCCGGCCCTACCTCACGCACGCCATCGAGGAATGCATCCGCGGCGCGCAGCGCGGCGGCGTCGGGCTGATCGCCTACTCGCGCAAGGAAGGCCGCGCGCTGGGCGAAGTCACCAAGTTCCTGGTCTACAACGCGCGCAAGCGCCAGGTCGGCGGCGACACAGCCGACCAGTACTTCGCCCGCACCGAATGCGTGGCCGGCGTGCAGGACATGCGCTTCCAAGAGCTGATGCCCGACGTCTTCCACTGGCTGGGCATCCGCAAGATCCACCGCCTGGTCTCGATGAGCAACCTGAAGTTCGACGCCATCACCGGCTCGGGCATCGAGATCGGCGAGCGGGTGAACATCCCCGACGAACTGATCCCGGCCGATGCGCGCGTCGAGATGGATGCGAAGATGGCCGCCGGCTATTTCACGCCGGGCGCCGTGCCCGATGCCGAAGAACTCAAGAAGGCCAAGGGCCGCGGACTGAGCGAATGA
- a CDS encoding URC4/urg3 family protein: MSQDNYGLDPDRPTANTAVRHVDAQGHVDPALELATDFTQPGPAAAYLRTTAAVRERAAQLLARARQGESAWFTIGGDAMLDDAAQVVAEVTRERYPSGRIPFHSRWRHFEAGGVDRLAALDRLLGDSVTPRERARVQIDLVLVSVLLDAGAGADWHYIEPASGQRFTRSEGLGVASFHAFTSGLFSSNPDRPLQVDAAGLRGLIADRLGQAFQVSDVNPLVGIAGRTTLLRRLGEALAEQPEVFGEEGRPGGLFDALVGPVGPAVPPTAEVTAHELLSLLLASLSRIWPAANFVDSIAADGSDTPGGIGSGNPDFALGDCWRHPGVHGPGLSNGWMPFHKLSQWLTYSLLEPFEWAGVKVHGLDALTGLPEYRNGGLLIDSGVILLRDPALAARRWKVGDAFIVEWRALTVALLDELAPRVRTLLGRSADDMPLACVLEGGTWAAGRVLAQRLRDGSPPLQIESDGTVF, encoded by the coding sequence ATGAGCCAAGACAACTACGGGCTGGACCCCGACCGCCCCACCGCCAACACCGCCGTGCGCCATGTCGACGCGCAAGGCCACGTCGACCCCGCCCTGGAGCTGGCCACCGACTTCACGCAGCCGGGCCCGGCCGCCGCCTACCTGCGCACCACCGCGGCCGTGCGCGAGCGCGCCGCGCAGTTGCTGGCCCGCGCGCGCCAGGGCGAATCGGCCTGGTTCACCATCGGCGGCGACGCCATGCTCGACGACGCGGCCCAGGTCGTCGCCGAGGTCACGCGCGAGCGCTACCCGTCGGGCCGCATCCCCTTCCACAGCCGCTGGCGCCATTTCGAGGCGGGCGGCGTCGACCGGCTGGCCGCGCTCGACCGCCTGCTGGGCGACAGCGTCACGCCGCGCGAGCGGGCGCGGGTGCAGATCGACCTGGTGCTGGTCAGCGTGCTGCTCGACGCCGGGGCCGGCGCCGACTGGCACTACATCGAGCCGGCCAGCGGCCAGCGCTTCACGCGCTCCGAAGGGCTGGGCGTCGCGAGCTTCCATGCCTTCACCAGCGGCCTCTTCTCGTCCAACCCCGACCGGCCGCTGCAGGTCGACGCTGCCGGACTGCGCGGGCTGATCGCCGATCGCCTCGGCCAGGCCTTCCAGGTCAGCGACGTGAACCCGCTGGTCGGCATCGCCGGCCGAACGACGCTGCTGCGCCGGCTGGGCGAAGCGCTGGCCGAGCAGCCCGAGGTTTTCGGTGAAGAAGGCCGCCCCGGCGGACTGTTCGACGCGCTGGTCGGGCCGGTCGGCCCCGCCGTCCCGCCGACCGCGGAGGTCACGGCGCACGAGCTGCTGTCGCTGCTGCTCGCGTCGCTCTCGCGCATCTGGCCGGCCGCCAACTTCGTCGACAGCATCGCCGCCGACGGCAGCGACACGCCCGGCGGCATCGGCTCGGGCAACCCCGACTTCGCACTGGGCGACTGCTGGCGCCACCCCGGCGTGCACGGCCCAGGCCTGAGCAACGGCTGGATGCCCTTCCACAAGCTCTCGCAGTGGTTGACCTATTCGCTGCTCGAACCCTTCGAATGGGCCGGCGTGAAGGTGCACGGGCTCGACGCGCTCACCGGCCTGCCCGAGTACCGCAACGGCGGCCTCTTGATCGACAGCGGCGTGATCCTGTTGCGCGACCCGGCGCTGGCGGCACGCCGCTGGAAAGTCGGCGACGCGTTCATCGTCGAATGGCGCGCGCTGACGGTCGCCCTGCTCGACGAGCTGGCCCCGCGTGTGCGAACGCTGCTGGGACGCAGCGCCGACGACATGCCGCTGGCCTGCGTGCTCGAAGGCGGCACCTGGGCCGCGGGCCGCGTGCTGGCACAGCGCTTGCGAGACGGGTCACCACCTCTGCAGATCGAAAGCGACGGCACCGTCTTCTAG
- the upp gene encoding uracil phosphoribosyltransferase — protein MSNVHVIDHPLVQHKLTLMRRKDASTNSFRRLLNELSMLMAYEVTRDMPMQDIEVETPLETMTSKVIDGKKLVLVSILRAGNGILEGMLSVVPGARVGHIGLYRDPKTLTAVEYYFKMPSEMQDRDIIVVDPMLATGNSAIAAVERMKELNPKSIKFVCLLACPEGVKNLQTSHPDVPIYTAAIDRELNSHGYILPGLGDAGDRIFGTK, from the coding sequence ATGAGCAACGTTCACGTCATCGACCACCCCCTCGTCCAGCACAAGCTCACCCTGATGCGCCGCAAGGACGCGTCCACCAACAGCTTCCGCCGCCTGCTCAACGAGCTGAGCATGCTGATGGCCTACGAGGTCACGCGCGACATGCCGATGCAGGACATCGAGGTCGAGACGCCGCTCGAGACCATGACCTCGAAGGTGATCGACGGCAAGAAGCTGGTGCTGGTGTCGATCCTGCGGGCCGGCAACGGCATCCTCGAAGGCATGCTGAGCGTGGTGCCCGGCGCGCGCGTCGGCCACATCGGCCTGTACCGCGACCCCAAGACACTCACCGCCGTCGAGTACTACTTCAAGATGCCCAGCGAGATGCAGGACCGCGACATCATCGTGGTCGACCCGATGCTGGCCACCGGCAACTCGGCGATCGCCGCGGTCGAACGCATGAAGGAACTCAACCCCAAGTCGATCAAGTTCGTCTGCCTGCTGGCCTGCCCCGAAGGCGTGAAGAACCTGCAGACCTCGCACCCCGATGTGCCGATCTACACCGCGGCGATCGACCGCGAGCTGAACAGCCACGGTTACATCCTGCCGGGCCTGGGCGATGCGGGCGACCGCATCTTCGGAACGAAATGA
- a CDS encoding BMP family protein, which produces MHARRQLIVRSIAVAAALAAGAPGLALAQAKLKVAAVYTVPFEQQWVGRIHKALKAAEARGEIEYKATENVANADYERVMREYATAGNQLILGEVFGVEAAARKVAKDFPKVAFLMGSSLKPQAPNFSVFDNYIQEPAYLSGMVAGGMTKTNKIGMVGGFPIPEVNRLMNAFMAGAKETNPKVEFSVSFINSWFDPPKAKEAAFAMIDKGADVMYAERFGVSDAAKEKGKLAIGNVIDTQAQYPDTVVASALWNFEPSADRAIKLVKEGKFAAEDYGPYSMMKHKGSELAPLGTFEKKVPAEIVSKVKAKQADILAGKFTVKVDDGQPKSTAK; this is translated from the coding sequence GTGCACGCACGCCGCCAGTTGATCGTCCGTTCCATCGCCGTTGCCGCCGCGCTCGCGGCCGGCGCCCCCGGCCTCGCCCTGGCGCAGGCCAAGCTCAAGGTCGCCGCCGTGTACACCGTGCCCTTCGAGCAGCAATGGGTGGGCCGCATCCACAAGGCGCTCAAGGCCGCCGAAGCCCGCGGCGAAATCGAATACAAGGCGACCGAGAACGTGGCCAACGCCGACTACGAACGCGTGATGCGCGAGTACGCGACGGCCGGCAACCAGCTGATCCTGGGCGAGGTCTTCGGCGTCGAGGCCGCCGCCCGCAAGGTCGCCAAGGACTTCCCGAAGGTCGCCTTCCTGATGGGTTCGTCGCTCAAGCCGCAGGCGCCGAACTTCAGCGTGTTCGACAACTACATCCAGGAGCCGGCCTACCTCAGCGGCATGGTCGCCGGCGGCATGACCAAGACCAACAAGATCGGCATGGTCGGCGGCTTCCCCATTCCGGAAGTGAACCGCCTGATGAACGCCTTCATGGCCGGCGCCAAGGAAACCAACCCGAAGGTCGAGTTCAGCGTGAGCTTCATCAACAGCTGGTTCGACCCGCCGAAGGCCAAGGAAGCCGCCTTCGCCATGATCGACAAGGGGGCCGACGTGATGTACGCCGAGCGCTTCGGCGTGAGCGACGCGGCCAAGGAAAAGGGCAAGCTCGCCATCGGCAACGTGATCGACACGCAGGCCCAGTACCCCGACACCGTGGTTGCTTCGGCGCTGTGGAACTTCGAGCCCTCGGCCGACCGCGCCATCAAGCTGGTGAAGGAAGGCAAGTTCGCCGCCGAGGACTACGGCCCCTATTCGATGATGAAGCACAAGGGCTCCGAACTCGCGCCGCTGGGCACCTTCGAGAAGAAGGTCCCGGCCGAGATCGTGAGCAAGGTGAAGGCCAAGCAGGCCGACATCCTGGCCGGCAAGTTCACCGTGAAGGTGGACGACGGCCAGCCGAAGTCGACGGCCAAGTGA
- a CDS encoding 5'-methylthioadenosine/S-adenosylhomocysteine nucleosidase has protein sequence MKGVVRRVARLGAALLIGLALAGCASAPPAGAVRLDSTPRLAVVSAFAPELALLRTRLQQPASYSVNGVDFVTGTLEGKPVVLFLSGVSMTNAAMNTQLVLDRFAVSGIVFSGIAGGVNPALHIGDVTVPAQWGQYLEVLMARETAPGQYSPRPSRDAVFLPNFGMMYPGTVHVRSAAGGAERKFWFEVDPTMLATARNIASVELAVCDSARKCLDTRPKLVIGGNGVSGPAFVDNAAFREYTFNTFQANVLDMETAAVGMVAYANGVPYIAFRSLSDLAGGGQGENEMRTFMNIAADNAAKVLLAFLAAWK, from the coding sequence GTGAAGGGCGTTGTCCGTCGAGTCGCCCGACTCGGCGCCGCACTGCTGATCGGCCTGGCGCTGGCCGGCTGCGCAAGCGCACCGCCCGCGGGTGCCGTGCGGCTCGACAGCACGCCGCGTCTGGCGGTGGTGTCGGCCTTCGCACCCGAATTGGCGCTGCTGCGCACCCGGCTGCAGCAGCCTGCGTCGTACAGCGTCAACGGTGTCGACTTCGTCACCGGCACGCTCGAGGGCAAGCCGGTGGTGCTGTTCCTCTCGGGCGTCAGCATGACCAACGCGGCCATGAACACGCAGCTGGTGCTCGACCGCTTCGCAGTCAGCGGCATCGTCTTCAGCGGCATCGCGGGCGGCGTCAACCCGGCACTGCACATCGGCGACGTGACAGTGCCCGCACAGTGGGGCCAGTACCTCGAGGTGCTGATGGCGCGCGAAACCGCGCCGGGCCAGTACAGCCCACGGCCCTCGCGCGATGCGGTGTTCCTGCCCAACTTCGGGATGATGTACCCGGGCACGGTCCACGTGCGCTCCGCCGCAGGCGGTGCCGAGCGCAAGTTCTGGTTCGAGGTCGACCCGACGATGCTGGCCACCGCCCGCAACATCGCCAGCGTCGAGCTGGCCGTGTGCGACAGCGCCCGCAAATGCCTCGACACGCGGCCGAAGCTGGTGATCGGCGGCAACGGCGTCTCCGGCCCAGCCTTCGTCGACAACGCGGCCTTCCGCGAATACACCTTCAACACCTTCCAAGCCAACGTGCTCGACATGGAGACCGCGGCGGTCGGCATGGTCGCCTACGCCAACGGCGTGCCCTACATCGCCTTCCGATCGCTCAGCGATCTGGCCGGTGGTGGCCAGGGCGAGAACGAGATGCGGACCTTCATGAACATCGCGGCCGACAACGCCGCGAAGGTGCTGCTGGCCTTCCTGGCGGCGTGGAAGTGA
- a CDS encoding ABC transporter ATP-binding protein codes for MEVNATASAAPVLRLRGITKRFGALTANDAISLDLHAGEVLALLGENGAGKSTLMSILFGHYTADEGDIEVFGQPLAPGNPKAALAAGIGMVHQHFTLADNLSVLDNVLMGTEPLWQPFSRRSAARARLLDVAQRFGLPVRPDAHIGDLSVGERQRVEIVKALYRGARILILDEPTAVLTPQESEALFTTLAQMVAQGLSIIFISHKLGEVLRVSQRIAVLRGGKLVAEARAADTTQAELALWMVGHAVEKTARRPARTVGDAVCVLDHVSTTGSGHDRLDDVTLTLKAGEIVAIAGVSGNGQVALAELLSGTRKATRGTVTLMGRALPPSPAQLVPRGVARIPEDRHAVGVIGDLPVWENAVSERLRSPAFSRWSPLGRWVRRAAARAHALRVEKAYDVRGAGLQSPARSLSGGNMQKLILGRALMAPESAGGPRKPPRLIVAHQPTWGLDIGAVAYVQQQLIAARDAGAAVLMISDDLDEVLALGDRVAVMHGGRLGEPRPATAWTREAIGLAMAGTHA; via the coding sequence GTGGAAGTGAACGCCACGGCATCGGCCGCGCCGGTGCTCCGGCTGCGGGGCATCACCAAGCGCTTCGGCGCCCTCACCGCCAACGACGCCATCTCGCTCGACCTGCACGCGGGCGAGGTGCTCGCGCTGCTCGGCGAGAACGGCGCGGGCAAGTCGACGCTGATGTCGATCCTGTTCGGCCACTACACGGCCGACGAAGGCGACATCGAGGTCTTCGGCCAGCCGCTGGCGCCTGGCAACCCCAAGGCGGCGCTGGCGGCGGGCATCGGCATGGTGCACCAGCACTTCACGCTGGCCGACAACCTGAGCGTGCTCGACAACGTGCTGATGGGCACCGAGCCGCTGTGGCAGCCCTTCTCGCGCCGCAGCGCGGCGCGCGCCCGGCTGCTCGACGTGGCGCAGCGCTTCGGCCTGCCGGTGCGGCCCGACGCGCACATCGGCGACCTGTCGGTCGGCGAGCGGCAGCGCGTGGAGATCGTCAAGGCGCTGTACCGCGGGGCGCGCATCCTGATCCTCGACGAACCGACCGCCGTGCTCACGCCGCAGGAGAGCGAGGCGCTGTTCACCACGCTGGCGCAGATGGTGGCGCAGGGCCTGTCGATCATCTTCATCAGCCACAAGCTGGGCGAGGTGCTGCGCGTGTCGCAGCGCATCGCCGTGCTGCGCGGCGGCAAGCTGGTGGCCGAGGCGCGCGCGGCCGACACCACGCAGGCCGAACTGGCGTTGTGGATGGTCGGCCATGCGGTCGAGAAGACCGCACGCCGGCCAGCACGCACCGTCGGAGACGCGGTTTGCGTGCTCGACCATGTGTCGACCACCGGCAGCGGCCACGACCGGCTCGACGACGTCACGCTGACGCTGAAGGCGGGCGAGATCGTCGCCATCGCCGGCGTCTCGGGCAACGGCCAGGTCGCGCTCGCCGAGCTGCTCAGCGGCACGCGCAAGGCCACGCGCGGCACGGTCACGCTGATGGGCCGCGCGCTGCCGCCCTCGCCCGCCCAGCTGGTGCCGCGCGGCGTCGCGCGCATTCCCGAAGACCGCCATGCCGTGGGCGTGATCGGCGACCTGCCGGTGTGGGAGAACGCGGTGTCCGAACGCCTGCGCAGCCCCGCCTTCTCGCGCTGGAGTCCGCTCGGCCGCTGGGTGCGGCGCGCCGCGGCGCGTGCGCATGCGCTGCGCGTGGAGAAGGCCTACGACGTGCGCGGTGCCGGCCTGCAATCGCCGGCCCGCTCGCTCTCCGGCGGCAACATGCAGAAGCTGATCCTCGGGCGCGCGCTGATGGCGCCCGAATCGGCCGGTGGCCCGCGCAAGCCGCCACGGCTGATCGTCGCGCACCAGCCGACCTGGGGGCTCGACATCGGCGCCGTCGCGTACGTGCAGCAGCAACTGATCGCCGCCCGCGATGCCGGCGCGGCGGTACTGATGATCTCCGACGACCTCGACGAAGTGCTGGCGCTCGGCGACCGCGTCGCCGTGATGCACGGCGGCCGGCTCGGCGAGCCACGCCCGGCCACCGCGTGGACACGCGAAGCCATCGGCCTCGCGATGGCGGGAACGCACGCATGA